The Streptomyces spinoverrucosus genomic interval AACTCGTTGAGTAGTCAACGCGGTGCTAGCGTGGCGCGATGGCATTGCGCAACGCGGTGATGGCCGCACTGCTGGAGGGCGAGGCGTCCGGGTACGACCTCGCGAAGGCGTTCGACGCCTCCGTCGCCAACTTCTGGACGGCCACCCCTCAGCAGCTCTACCGGGAGCTGGAACGCATGGAGGGCGAGGGCCTCGTCGCCGCCCGTGTGGTCGAGCAGGAGCGGCGGCCCAACAAGCGGCTGTTCTCCCTCACCGAGGCCGGCCTCGCGGCCGTACGGACCTACGTCGCCGAGCCGCCCGCCCGGCCGACCGCCATCCGGGACGAGCTGATGGTCAAGGTCCAGTGCGCCGATGTCGGCGACATCGAGGCCGTGCGCGCGGCGATCGCCGAGCGCGGGGAGTGGGCCGCCGCCAAGCTGGCCCGCTACGAACGGCTCCGGGAGCGGATGCTGGGCGGGCGCACGGAGGACGAGTACTTCGCGCAGGCCGAGCGGATCGGCCCGTATCTCACGCTGCTGCGGGGGATGTCCTTCGAGCGGGAGAACCTGCGCTGGTGCGAGCTGGCGTTGGTGCGGTTGGAGGAGCGCGCGGGCGTGCGCTAGACGTCGGCGTCCCCGGGGCGTCCGCACACGTGCGTGCCGTCGCTTGGAGCCTGTCGACGTACCTGCGCCCCCTCCTGCTGCACGACCTGCGCGAGGTCCACGTCAGGGCGTCTGAGGTCTCCCTGGACTGGGAGCTGGTCGCCCGGGCGGCCCAGGCGACCGCCGACGAACGGCTCCTGGACCTCGTACGCCAGTGCCACCCCGACACCCTGCGCCAGCTGCGCTGGGCGAACGCCAGCCTCAAGGGCAACGCGCCCCAGGTGCTGACGAGTTGAGGCCGACGCTCACCCCTGGTGCACCCGGTCCACCAGGATGTCGATCACCAGGGGGGTGCGCGGGCCGAAGCTCAGCAGGACGCCGTCTTCGAGGGTCACGACACGGCGGTTCAGGCCGGCCGGCGTCTCACGGATGCCCGGCACGTCGAGCAGGCCCTCGACGCCGCCGACCGACTCCAGGCCCTTGCTCATCATCAGGATCACGTCCGGCTGGGCCTTGATGAGGGCCTCGCTGGTCAGGGGCGTGAACGGCTTGTCCAGGCCGGACTCGACGCCCGCGTCCACCGCGCCGGCGGCGTCGATCAGCGAGTCGGCCCCGGAGCCCTTGCCGCCCATGAGGTACACGGCCGCACTGCCGCGCATGTAGAGGAAGGCCACCGTCGGCCGGCTGCCCTCGGGGACCGCCGCACGGGCCGCCGCGAGGTCCTTGTCGATCCGGGAGTTGAGGGCCCTGCCCGCCTCCGGGACGCCGAGGGCCTCGGCGACGCGGGTGGTGCGCGTCGAGACGTCGGCCAGTTCGGTGGCCGGATCGAGCACGACGACGGGGACACCGGCGGCACGGATCTGGTCGATCGCCTCCTTCGGGCCGGTGTCCGTGTCGGCGAGCACGACGGTGGGACGCAGGGACAGCACGCTCTCCGCGCTCACGTCGTGCGCCTTGGTGACCAGGGGGAGGTCCTTCGCCTCCTCGAACGTGGCCGTGATGTCGCGGCCGACGACCCGGTCGCCCAGTCCGAGGGTGAAGACGGTCTCCGCCACACCGCCGTTGAGCGGCAGGATCCGGGAGGCGTCCTCGACGGTCACCTCCCGTCCGTCGGAGGACTCGACCGTGACGGGCAACTCCGGTGTCGGCGGCTCCCCCTGGAGCGGCACGAGGGAGTTCTTCGCGAGCTGCTTCTGCGCCGCCACGGCACGCTCGCTCGCGGAGCCCGGGGACGTGTCCGCCCCCGTGGAACCGGCACCGCCCCCGCAGGCCGCCGTCAGCAGCGCGAGGGCCAGGGCGAGGACGACGGCGCCCCGCCGGTGCGACGGGCGGCGACGGGGTCTTCCGGAAGTGCGCATGGAATCGGCCTTTCCTCTCTGCCGGCTCTCTCAGTTGAGCAATAGTTTAGGTTAGGCTCTCCTAAGTTATCGTGTGGTGGGGGTGTTCCATGACATGGCCAAGTGACCTGCGGAATCGGCGAGTTGGGCGGTTCGGCGTGGCCGCCGCATCGGTCGCGGTGCTGACAGCGACCTCCCCGGCGGTCGCCGCCGGGACGTCGGCCACCGGGCCCGAGGGGCAGAAACTCACCGTCTCCAAGGCGTCCGGCCTCGATCCGGCGGGCGAGACGGTGACCGTGTCCGGCTCCGGCTACAACACCGAGAAGGGCATCTACGTCGCCTTCTGCGTGGACAACGGAGCCGGCAGGACCCCCACGCCCTGCGTGGGCGGAGTGGACATGTCCGGCGAGTCCGGGGCGTCCGCGTGGGTCTCCTCCAACCCGCCGTCGTACGGGGAGGGGCTCGCGAAGCCGTACCAGGGCAGCGGGCACAAGGGCTCGTTCTCCGTGCGGATCAAGGTGCGGGCGAAGGACGCGAACACCGACTGCACCAAGTCCGGCATCACCTGCGCGGTCATCACCCGCAACGACCACACGCGGGGCGGTGACCAGAGCCAGACGGTACGGGTTCCGGTCACGTTCGGCGGAAGTGGCGGGGGTGCGGCTGCCGGTGACGCGCCGTCGGCCACGCCGAGTGCGTCCACCACCACCGGCGGCGGCGAGAAGACGTCGAAGGGCCCGCTGGCCAGTACCGGCTCGGACCTCGCGGTGCCGCTCGGGCTCACCGCCGCCGGGCTGGTCGCCGCCGGGACCGGCACCTGGTTCTGGGCGCGGCGGCGGCGCACGGGACATGCGGGCTGACGTCGACATCAGCGGCGTACTGCACAGAGAGGCATGGATGTGAAGGCGAAGAGATCCGGTGCCGTCGTCCTGACCGGCGCTGCCCTGTTCGGGCTGCTGGGTCCGGGCGTGGCGGTCGCGCGGGACGGGGACGTGTTCTCGCGTACGGTGTCCGGCGGCTACGCGAGCTGGGCGACGACCGCCACCGCGCTCACGGACCACGGCGTGTCCCTGGTCGCCGGTGAGGGAGCGCGGGGTTCCGCGCACCGGACCTGGTTCCCGGCCGCCGGTGGGGGAGCGGACCCGGAAACCGGCGTCGCGGACGTCGAGTTCGACGGCACGGCCCGGCTCGCGCGATCGACGGATCCCGACGACCAGTTGGTTCTCGGAGGCCTGCGGCTGCGGCTGGCGGACGGTGGGGGAGCGCTGTACGCCCGTACCGAACTCGACGGCGAGAGGCGCGAGATCGCCCTGGCGGACGTGGAGCCGGGCGCCGCCGCACCCGCCGTACGTGACGGCGGCGTCACGTGGACCGGACTGCGGGCCGCCCTCACGGACGAGGGTGCCCGGCTGCTGGCCGCCTGGAGCGGGCGGGAGTTCGCGGCGGGGGACGCCTTGGGCCTGTTGGACCTGACGGTGGGTACGGGCGGCGGGGCCACGCCGTCACCCGCACGGCCGGACACCCCGGCGGAGAGCCCCGCGCCGCAGCCTGCCCCGACGGCCACCGCGACGCCCGTCGGCCCGGACGAGGGGCACCACAACCGGCCCACTGCGGCGGTGGCGCACCGGACGCTGACCGCCGGTGGCGAACAGGAGGTCACCGGTGAGGGCTTCGCGCCCGGTGCGGTGGTCCTCGTCGCGATCGACGGCGACACCCGGTACCAGGCGGTCGCCGACGAACGGGGCCGGGTCGGCCGGACCTTCCCCGTGTACGCCAGTGCCGCCGAGGGTGAGCACGCCGCCGAGCTGTACACCGTGACCGGCGAACAGGGCAGAGCTGTCGCTCGGTTCGACGTACGCGGAGTGGACTGACCGCGTGTTACCGGACTTACCCCCGCAAGGAGCGGGCCCGTGCACGGGTCCGCTCCTCGGCATGCCCAAATGCCCTGAGACAAGCGCGAGTTGGGTTTCTTTGCCGCCCATTGACAGAAGCCTGAACCGTCTACTTAGGTTTGCCTTGCCTAAGTTGGGCCTTCCCATCGAGAAAGGTGCTCGCACCCCATGAGATCTGTTCTCTCCGCCCGTACCACAGCCCGTGCCGGTCTCGCCGTCGCCGCCTCCGCCGCCCTCACCCTGGGCCTGGCCACCTCGGCCTCCGCCGCCACCGCCACCCGCACCGTCGTCGACGGCGGCACCACCTACAACCTGTCGCTGACCAGCCCCGGCACGGCCGCGGCCGCCGGTCAGGTCATCACCGTCTCCGGCTCCGGCTACAACACCGGCCAGGGCATCTACGTCGGCCTGTGCGTGGTCGACGGCGCGCCCGGCGTGAACAAGCCGACCCCGTGCCTGGGCGGCCAGGACGAGACCGGCTCGACGGGTGCCTCGCACTGGGTGAACAACACCTTCGGCGGCATGTTCGCCAACAGCTCCAAGTTCGGCACCGGCGGCACCTTCAGCGTGCAGATCTACGTCAAGGCCACCCTCGACGACGGCAGCGTCTGCGGCGAGGACGTCACGTGCGCCGTGGTCACCCGCGCCGACCACTTCGACAGCGGCGACCGCAAGTACGACGTCCACGTCCCCATCACCTTCCAGTAACCGCCGACCGGCCGGGCCCGCGGGCCCGGGCCCGGCCTTCGGCGTCCCCCGGGGTGCCGATCACGCCCCACACGCGAGGAACTCCCCATGACTGACGACACGACGGACCGGAACCGGGCGGACACACCGGCCAGACCCCGGCTCAGACGCCCCGCCGCGCTCCTCGGTGCCGCCGCCCTGGTGGCCGCCGGCGCGACGGCCGTGACGGTCGGCTCGCCCGCACAGGCCGCCGACACCCCGAGGACGGCCCTCGGCAAGGACGGCCAGAAGCTCACGGTCTCCGCCTCCGCGAACCTGGACCCGGACGGCGAGACGCTCCGCGTCACCGGCGAGGGCTACGACGCGACCAAGGGCATCTACGTCGCCCTGTGCAAGGACAACGGCGACAACCGCATCCCCACCCCCTGCCTCGGCGGCGCCGACCAGACCGGTGGCAGCGGCGCGTCGAAGTGGATCGTGCCCGAGGGCGACCCCAACGAGGGTGAGCTCACCGAGACCTACGGCGACGGCGGCACCTTCGACGTCGAGATCGAGGTCAAGGCCGAGGACGGCGGCCTCGACTGCACGCAGGTCGCCTGCTCGGTCGTCACCCGCGTCGACCACCGTGCCGCCGGCGACCGCTCCCAGGACGTCCGCGTTCCCGTCGCCTTCGAGGGCCAGGACCCCGGCGACGGCGACGGGGGCGACGGCGTGGACGTACCCGCCGGCACCGTCAGCTACGTACAGTCCGCCGAGTACACCACCGCGGGCCAGCCGCTCGACGTGCTGCTGCACCCCGACTCCGGGAAGCTGTACGTCGGTTCCGAGAACGTCCCCGACACCTCGGACGTCAACGAGGCGGGCCTGTACGTCCTCGACCCCGCCGACGGCACAGTGCGCGGCCACATCGCCCAGGCGCCGGGATCCACCGGCACGATGGCCGCCCGCCCGGTCCACCGGATCATCGCGCCGCTCGCCGGCGACGGCGTCGTCTTCCAGTACCCGGTGCGCGGCATCGGCACCGCCAAGGACGGCGACACCGCGGCGAAGGGCGTCTGGCCGCCCGGCGGCACCGTCACGGCCGTCGGCCCCGGCACCGAGGCGTCCACCGTGCTCATCGCCCAGGGCGCCGCCCTGTCCGAGGTCGAGTACGCCACCGGTACGGTCCGCCGCACCCTCACCCTCGACGGCGCGAGCGCCGGGCTCGGCGTGGACGGCGCCCGCGGTGTCGTCTGGTCCGGCGACGCGACGGGCGGTCAGCTGCGCCGCGTCGACACCCGCTCCTTCACCGTCACCGCCACCGCCGACCTCCCCGCGGACATCCTCACCTTCGTCGAGGTGGACCCGCAGACCGGCAACGTGTGGGTCGGCACCGGGTACGCCGTGCTCGTCTTCGACAAGGACGGCAAGCGGCTCGCCGAGTTGAAGGGCCGCGACCGGCCCATGGCGGTCGCCTTCGACGCGACCACCGGGGCGGCCTTCGTCCTGCGGGGCGACTACGGCTCCGGGGAGGACGGCTCGGACAACGTGGGCTCCCTCGACGTGTACGGCACCGCGACGTTCGAGCAGACCGCGCAGCCCGTCGCACTGCCCGGCACCCGCTACACCAACCGGGCGGGCGTCGCCGTCACCCCGGGAGCAGCCTCCGTCTATCTCACCAACTGGGCGGAGAGCGAGGTCGTCAGGCTCGACCGCCGGATGTCCCCGAAGCTGACCCAGGCCCCCACCGACCAGTCCGTCACCGCCGGTGACAAGGTGACGCTGGTCGCCGCAGCCGACGGCACGCCGAAGCCGACCCCGCGCTGGCAGGTCAGCCCCGACGGCGGCCAGACCTGGTCCACCGTCGAGGGGGCGACGGAGAACGCCTACTCCTTCACCGCCAAGGAAGCGCACGACGGCTACCGCTATCGCGCCGAGTTCACCAACTCCGTCGGCACGACCCGGACTTCGCCCATCACTCTGACGGTCGCGGCGGCCGGTGGCGGCGACGACGGCGGTGACGGCGGGCAGGAGACCAAGCCGTCCGGCACCAAGACCGTGACCGGCCCCGAGGGCCAGAAGCTCACCGTGACCCCGGTGAACAACCTGGCCACCGCGGACCAGACCCTGACGGTCACCGGCTCCGGCTACGACGTCGACAAGGGCATCTACGTCGCCCTGTGTGTCGACAACGGCGCCGGCGAACTGCCCACGCCGTGCGTCGGCGGCGTCGACATGACCGGCACCTCGCACTCCTCGGCATGGATCTCGTCCAACCCGCCGGACTACGGCGAGGACCTGGCGATCCCGTACGGCGAGGGCGGCACGTTCCAGGTGGAGCTGACCGTCGACGCGAAGGACGAGTTCACCGACTGCTTCAAGGCGAAGTGCGTGCTCGCCACCCGCGCCGACCACACTCTCTCCGGTGACCGCTCCCAGGACGTGAAGGTCCCGGTCAGCTTCGTCGGCCAGGACCCCGTCGACACCGACGACGGCACCGGCGACGGCGGCGGCACGGGCGGCACCGACTCCGGCGGTGGCGCGTCCGGCGGCAGCACCACCGGCGGGACGGGCACGGGCGGCACCGGCACGACCACCACCTCCGGCGGCAGCCTCGCCTCCACCGGTACGACGGTCGGCACCGCGGCCGCCCTCGCCGCGCTGCTCACGGCAACCGGCTGGTACGTGCACCGGCGCGCCCGGGGGAGGGGAGCGGCGGTCGAGTCACGGGCCGACTGACCGCGAGGCACATCGAGATGGCGCCCCGCACTCCGTTTCCGGCGGGGCGCCACCGCCGTCACCAGCTCTCGTAACCGGGCGAGGCCCCCTCCGGGACCCGCGCCTGCCCACGTGCCGTGCGCAACCGGAGCGCCAGCAGCGGAAAGGCCAGCACGGAGATCATCGCCGCGCCGACGAGCGCGGCCGCCTCGCCCGCCTCCACGACCCGCTCCTCCAGCCCGATGGTGGTGATGGCCACGACGAGGGGCAGACACGTCGAGGAGTACAAGGACAGCGCGGCACGCTCGCTCCGCCCCTGGTCGCGCGGCGCGAGCAGGTACACCGGCAGCCCGCGCACGACGAGAAACAGCAGCAGGAAGACCGGCAGCAGCGCCAGCGCCCGGCCGCCGTCGAGCAGCGAGGCGAGGTCGAACTCGACACCGGTGACGACGAAGAACAGCGGCACGAGGAAGCCAAAACCCATCGCCTCGACCCTGCCGAGGATCTCCTCGCCACTGTCGGGTGCCGCCCCCTGCAGAAACAGGCGGGTGAGCATCCCCGCCGCGAAGGCGCCGAGCAGGCTGTCCAGGCCGAACGCGTATGCCAGAGCGAGCATCGCGGCCAGCAGCAGCATCACGAAGCGCACCGCGAACTGACCGCTGCTGTGCAGGGTTGCCGCGATGACATGCGAGAACCACGGCGGCCGTGGCCGCAGCGCCCAGAACACCGCCGCGGCCGTGACGGCGGCGAAGCCCACGAGCAGCACGGCGGACTCACCGGGCCCGCTTCCGCCGAGCAGCAGCGCCATGGCGATCACGGGGCCGAACTCGCCGACCGCCCCGAACGCCATCACCACCGTGCCGAACCGGCCGTGCAGATCGCCGCTGTCACGCAGGATCGGCAGGATCGTGCCGAGCGCGGTGCTGGTCAGCGCCGTACCGATGACGAAGCTCTTGTCGGCGTCCGCGCCGCTGAGGGCGAACGCCAGGCCCAGGCCCAGCGCCAGCGAGACCACCCAGGCCCACATCGAGCGGCGCAGCGTGTCCCCGCGTACCGCCGCGAACTCGATCTCGTAGCCGGCCAGAAAGATCAGCATGCACAGGCCGAGATCCGCCAGCGTGTCGATCACCCGCTCCTCTTGGACCCAGCCGAGCAGGTCCGGTCCGATGAGGATGCCGAGCACGATCTCGAAGATGACCAGGGGCACGCGGATCCAGCGGCCCAGACCATAGGCGAGCAGCGGAGCGAGCACGGCGACGGCCATGATCAGGACGAGGGTCCCCGGGTGTGACATAACGGGCATTCTTTATGACGTGCCGTCGTCCTTTCGTGGCGACTCGCGCCCGCGCACGACCTGGGTGACGACGAAGGACACGACCGCAGAGGCGATGATCAGCGGCATCTGGTTGTACGCGTCGTCGCCCATCAGCAGGACGGTGAGCACCGCGCTGGACAGCGGCAGCCCCATGATCGCGGCCGACCCGGCCGCCATCCCGAGCGCCAGGGCCGGAGTCACGCCGAGCCCCGGCAGCCCGGAGCACGCCATCGCCGTCGCCGCGCCCAGCAGGACCGCCGGGAAGACCGGACCGCCGCGCAGGCTGCCCAACGCGATGCCCCACGCCAGCCCTTTGCACAGCACGAGCACGACGAGGCCGGCCACCGGAAAGTCGTGCGGCTGCGCGGCCAGTTGCCCGAGCTCGGCCTGGCCGGACAGCGCCGCCTCCTGCGGCGGGCGGCCGGTGATCAAGGCGTACGCGGTCAGACACACACCGACCGCGGTGGCGCACACGACGGTGCGCACGGCGGTGTGCCGGCCGGTCCAGCGCAGGGTCCGGTACCCCAGCCCGCGCGCCAGCGCGACGACCACGGCGACCAGCGCCGCCGCCGGCAGGCCCCACAGGAAGTCGCCCGCGTCCGGGTTGACGTCCGCCGGCACGGTGGGCAGGGAGAGCGCACCGGTCTCCAGACCGGTCCAGTGGCCGAAACCGGTGAAGACCAGCGCCCCCGCCGCGCTCGCGACCAGACAGGGCAGCAGCACCATCACCAGCCGGGGCCCGCCGAGCCCGGCCGCCTCGATCACGAGTACGGCGGCCACCACCGGCCCGCCCAGGATGGTGGAGATCGCGGCCGTGGAACCCGCGCCGGCGCATACCGCCGTCGACCTGGGATCCGTGACCTGGCCGGTCCACCGCAGGGTGAGCAGGGCGAGCCCGCTGCCGACCGCCATCAGCGGTGCCTCCGGGCCGAGGACCACACCGAGCGGGAGCGTCGTGAGCGTCGCCAGCACCACACCGGGCAGCGCGCGCGGACCGATCGGCGGGCCGCCGCCGAATCCGTGCACCGGAATGTGCCCACCCCCGCCCGGCAGCCGGGTCACGATCGGTGCCACGATCAACCCGGCGAGCAGCAGCGCGGGCAACGGCCACCACCACGGCGCACCGTCGTATCCGACCGCATCGGGCAGCGTCTCCCACACCCAGCGCTGGAGTTTGTGCTGAGCGGCGACGAAGAAGAAACAGGCGACCGAGACCGGAACACCGAGCACCGCGCTGCGCAGCAGCAGACTCAGGTAACCGCGGCTCAGCAGGGTCTGCCGGAGGTTGGGCTCGGCCTCGGCCGCGGCGGACGATGTCGAAGCGGAGCCGGGGCCGGAGGCCGGCTCGGGGGCCGCACCGTCAGACGCCACGACGCGCGGCACCTCGGTCGGCCATGGCGACCGGCGTATGGACGGCCGCCCTGATCCGCAGAGCGGGAGGGGCGGCGACCGGGGCCGGAACACCTACGGTCCCGTACGACATCTGCTCGGGGCCGGGGGACTGGTTCGGGGGCTGCACGATCGGCCTCCTCGGGGCTGGCGGCTGCGCTATCCGTACCCCCCGACGGATGCGCCGCTGCCGCGCACTGGCCCGTTCGGGGCACGACGGCCACAACCGGGTTGGTACCGTGCGCCCTTGGACGAGGGGGAGTGGGCGGCGTATGACAGCGGACGTGTTCCACATCGGCGGGGACCTGACCGTGGGACGGCTGGGCTTCGGGGCGATGCGGCTGCCGACGGAGCCGGCCGCCGAGCGGCAGACCGGCCTCGCGGTGGCCCGCCGGGCGGTCGAACTGGGCGTCACCCTCATCGACACCGCCCACCTCTACGGCGGCGGCGCCAACGAGGAACTCCTCGCCGAAGCGCTGCACCCCTACCCGGCCGACCTGCTGATCACCACGAAGGTCGGCGTCGCCCGCACCGGCCCCGACGGCGACTGGCGCCTCGACGGCCGTCCGGCC includes:
- a CDS encoding immunoglobulin I-set domain protein, giving the protein MTDDTTDRNRADTPARPRLRRPAALLGAAALVAAGATAVTVGSPAQAADTPRTALGKDGQKLTVSASANLDPDGETLRVTGEGYDATKGIYVALCKDNGDNRIPTPCLGGADQTGGSGASKWIVPEGDPNEGELTETYGDGGTFDVEIEVKAEDGGLDCTQVACSVVTRVDHRAAGDRSQDVRVPVAFEGQDPGDGDGGDGVDVPAGTVSYVQSAEYTTAGQPLDVLLHPDSGKLYVGSENVPDTSDVNEAGLYVLDPADGTVRGHIAQAPGSTGTMAARPVHRIIAPLAGDGVVFQYPVRGIGTAKDGDTAAKGVWPPGGTVTAVGPGTEASTVLIAQGAALSEVEYATGTVRRTLTLDGASAGLGVDGARGVVWSGDATGGQLRRVDTRSFTVTATADLPADILTFVEVDPQTGNVWVGTGYAVLVFDKDGKRLAELKGRDRPMAVAFDATTGAAFVLRGDYGSGEDGSDNVGSLDVYGTATFEQTAQPVALPGTRYTNRAGVAVTPGAASVYLTNWAESEVVRLDRRMSPKLTQAPTDQSVTAGDKVTLVAAADGTPKPTPRWQVSPDGGQTWSTVEGATENAYSFTAKEAHDGYRYRAEFTNSVGTTRTSPITLTVAAAGGGDDGGDGGQETKPSGTKTVTGPEGQKLTVTPVNNLATADQTLTVTGSGYDVDKGIYVALCVDNGAGELPTPCVGGVDMTGTSHSSAWISSNPPDYGEDLAIPYGEGGTFQVELTVDAKDEFTDCFKAKCVLATRADHTLSGDRSQDVKVPVSFVGQDPVDTDDGTGDGGGTGGTDSGGGASGGSTTGGTGTGGTGTTTTSGGSLASTGTTVGTAAALAALLTATGWYVHRRARGRGAAVESRAD
- a CDS encoding HtaA domain-containing protein, which translates into the protein MKAKRSGAVVLTGAALFGLLGPGVAVARDGDVFSRTVSGGYASWATTATALTDHGVSLVAGEGARGSAHRTWFPAAGGGADPETGVADVEFDGTARLARSTDPDDQLVLGGLRLRLADGGGALYARTELDGERREIALADVEPGAAAPAVRDGGVTWTGLRAALTDEGARLLAAWSGREFAAGDALGLLDLTVGTGGGATPSPARPDTPAESPAPQPAPTATATPVGPDEGHHNRPTAAVAHRTLTAGGEQEVTGEGFAPGAVVLVAIDGDTRYQAVADERGRVGRTFPVYASAAEGEHAAELYTVTGEQGRAVARFDVRGVD
- a CDS encoding cation:proton antiporter is translated as MSHPGTLVLIMAVAVLAPLLAYGLGRWIRVPLVIFEIVLGILIGPDLLGWVQEERVIDTLADLGLCMLIFLAGYEIEFAAVRGDTLRRSMWAWVVSLALGLGLAFALSGADADKSFVIGTALTSTALGTILPILRDSGDLHGRFGTVVMAFGAVGEFGPVIAMALLLGGSGPGESAVLLVGFAAVTAAAVFWALRPRPPWFSHVIAATLHSSGQFAVRFVMLLLAAMLALAYAFGLDSLLGAFAAGMLTRLFLQGAAPDSGEEILGRVEAMGFGFLVPLFFVVTGVEFDLASLLDGGRALALLPVFLLLFLVVRGLPVYLLAPRDQGRSERAALSLYSSTCLPLVVAITTIGLEERVVEAGEAAALVGAAMISVLAFPLLALRLRTARGQARVPEGASPGYESW
- a CDS encoding heme/hemin ABC transporter substrate-binding protein, whose amino-acid sequence is MRTSGRPRRRPSHRRGAVVLALALALLTAACGGGAGSTGADTSPGSASERAVAAQKQLAKNSLVPLQGEPPTPELPVTVESSDGREVTVEDASRILPLNGGVAETVFTLGLGDRVVGRDITATFEEAKDLPLVTKAHDVSAESVLSLRPTVVLADTDTGPKEAIDQIRAAGVPVVVLDPATELADVSTRTTRVAEALGVPEAGRALNSRIDKDLAAARAAVPEGSRPTVAFLYMRGSAAVYLMGGKGSGADSLIDAAGAVDAGVESGLDKPFTPLTSEALIKAQPDVILMMSKGLESVGGVEGLLDVPGIRETPAGLNRRVVTLEDGVLLSFGPRTPLVIDILVDRVHQG
- a CDS encoding PadR family transcriptional regulator, with product MALRNAVMAALLEGEASGYDLAKAFDASVANFWTATPQQLYRELERMEGEGLVAARVVEQERRPNKRLFSLTEAGLAAVRTYVAEPPARPTAIRDELMVKVQCADVGDIEAVRAAIAERGEWAAAKLARYERLRERMLGGRTEDEYFAQAERIGPYLTLLRGMSFERENLRWCELALVRLEERAGVR
- a CDS encoding chloride channel protein; the protein is MLSRGYLSLLLRSAVLGVPVSVACFFFVAAQHKLQRWVWETLPDAVGYDGAPWWWPLPALLLAGLIVAPIVTRLPGGGGHIPVHGFGGGPPIGPRALPGVVLATLTTLPLGVVLGPEAPLMAVGSGLALLTLRWTGQVTDPRSTAVCAGAGSTAAISTILGGPVVAAVLVIEAAGLGGPRLVMVLLPCLVASAAGALVFTGFGHWTGLETGALSLPTVPADVNPDAGDFLWGLPAAALVAVVVALARGLGYRTLRWTGRHTAVRTVVCATAVGVCLTAYALITGRPPQEAALSGQAELGQLAAQPHDFPVAGLVVLVLCKGLAWGIALGSLRGGPVFPAVLLGAATAMACSGLPGLGVTPALALGMAAGSAAIMGLPLSSAVLTVLLMGDDAYNQMPLIIASAVVSFVVTQVVRGRESPRKDDGTS